In Nymphaea colorata isolate Beijing-Zhang1983 chromosome 5, ASM883128v2, whole genome shotgun sequence, one genomic interval encodes:
- the LOC116253965 gene encoding uncharacterized protein LOC116253965 isoform X2, which translates to MAHNESVEDCKTIAGQSSESLSNSTEYNMQVTTFTEDLKDVTLHFQIIQLPRQRNEVTVASILGGAADNTGLSISRRLVIKTGLNIVLACNIPKNCPMIEADAERLLLQKLKSLGYIKPNSGSVAS; encoded by the exons ATGGCGCATAATGAGAGTGTTGAAGACTGTAAGACTATTGCTGGTCAGTCGAGTGAGTCCCTAAGTAATTCAACAGAGTACAACATGCAAGTCACCACTTTTACAGAAGATCTGAAGGATGTGACACTCCATTTTCAGATTATACAGTTACCTAGGCAG AGAAATGAGGTAACTGTTGCTTCAATACTAGGTGGGGCAGCTGACAATACTGGTCTTAGTATTTCTCGCCGCCTAG TCATAAAAACAGGTCTCAATATAGTGCTGGCTTGCAATATTCCCAAGAATTGCCCAATGATTGAg GCTGATGCAGAGAGATTGCTGCTCCAGAAGCTCAAAAGCCTAGGTTATATAAAGCCAAATTCTGGGAGTGTTGCTAGCTGA
- the LOC116254767 gene encoding transcription factor bHLH148-like: MDSMEKKSQAKWRTGSQQRNYARKLMQALRHVRQNTMAAASPSRAVREAADRALAVAAKGRTRWSRAILSSRGGLSVVRKPRKFRARCSIRSRTPNKLRGAATRNTELNGRVRILGRLVPGCRKMSFPTILDEARDYIAALEMQVMAMRAVAELLSAPAALPSAVSGSGF, encoded by the coding sequence ATGGATTCCATGGAAAAGAAGTCCCAAGCAAAATGGAGAACCGGATCGCAACAACGCAATTACGCCCGAAAACTGATGCAGGCGCTCCGCCACGTCCGCCAAAATACCATGGCGGCGGCGTCGCCCTCCCGAGCCGTCCGAGAAGCCGCCGACCGCGCTCTCGCGGTTGCGGCAAAAGGCCGCACCAGGTGGAGCCGAGCCATTCTCTCGAGTCGAGGCGGGCTAAGTGTCGTCAGAAAACCGCGGAAGTTCAGAGCACGCTGCTCGATCAGAAGCCGAACGCCCAATAAGCTCAGGGGAGCCGCAACCAGAAATACGGAACTTAATGGGCGGGTCCGCATCCTGGGGAGGTTAGTCCCCGGCTGCCGGAAAATGTCTTTTCCGACCATCCTGGATGAAGCAAGGGATTACATTGCCGCGCTTGAGATGCAGGTGATGGCCATGAGAGCCGTCGCCGAGCTGCTTTCCGCGCCGGCAGCGTTACCGAGCGCAGTTAGTGGGTCTGGATTTTAA
- the LOC116255033 gene encoding uncharacterized protein LOC116255033, whose translation MEDYPQSLIHGLGLKGMALDKKGTSQTAAGGHGCRNAQVVLQIVRRRMMEKQRKKRRAHGAIRGSRRPKIMMQRKAVLEGSTRPLNSLEGSLDALQRLVPNGECMELDTLFSEAADYIVGLQTTVKVMQIMVRSFSNHFHSMTEDQ comes from the coding sequence ATGGAAGACTACCCACAAAGCCTTATCCATGGCCTTGGCTTGAAGGGCATGGCCTTAGATAAGAAGGGCACCTCACAAACTGCTGCAGGTGGTCATGGTTGCAGAAACGCTCAAGTGGTGCTGCAGATTGTGAGGAGGAGGATGATGgagaagcagaggaagaagagaagggcTCATGGGGCCATTAGAGGTAGCAGGAGACCCAAGATTATGATGCAGAGGAAGGCTGTTCTAGAAGGGTCTACAAGGCCTTTGAACAGTTTGGAAGGGAGCTTGGATGCTCTGCAGAGGCTTGTTCCAAACGGTGAGTGCATGGAGTTGGATACTTTGTTTAGTGAAGCAGCTGATTACATTGTGGGTTTACAGACGACAGTCAAAGTAATGCAGATCATGGTTAGGTCCTTCTCTAATCATTTTCACAGTATGACAGAAGATCAGTAG
- the LOC116253965 gene encoding uncharacterized protein LOC116253965 isoform X1: MAHNESVEDCKTIAGQSSESLSNSTEYNMQVTTFTEDLKDVTLHFQIIQLPRQIYVWIGCNSSKLGHLYAAAPTRPRNEVTVASILGGAADNTGLSISRRLVIKTGLNIVLACNIPKNCPMIEADAERLLLQKLKSLGYIKPNSGSVAS, encoded by the exons ATGGCGCATAATGAGAGTGTTGAAGACTGTAAGACTATTGCTGGTCAGTCGAGTGAGTCCCTAAGTAATTCAACAGAGTACAACATGCAAGTCACCACTTTTACAGAAGATCTGAAGGATGTGACACTCCATTTTCAGATTATACAGTTACCTAGGCAG ATTTATGTGTGGATTGGCTGCAATTCTTCCAAACTTGGTCATTTATATGCTGCTGCACCGACGCGCCCC AGAAATGAGGTAACTGTTGCTTCAATACTAGGTGGGGCAGCTGACAATACTGGTCTTAGTATTTCTCGCCGCCTAG TCATAAAAACAGGTCTCAATATAGTGCTGGCTTGCAATATTCCCAAGAATTGCCCAATGATTGAg GCTGATGCAGAGAGATTGCTGCTCCAGAAGCTCAAAAGCCTAGGTTATATAAAGCCAAATTCTGGGAGTGTTGCTAGCTGA
- the LOC126410107 gene encoding uncharacterized protein LOC126410107 produces MANFGVSPGRVVVTDLTRRPAHKYGRSVLNFPRSMTPSPRNSRKATVRRLIDTPARKPDVGLSATPETPPENGLVACWEAEAFESPEASEGTTSASEIVAGDQDDISIIDRGEKVSDRELKTVLRVMQNARVQVMNSSDIDKRSKKCLDAMIGAMLDDFSHISEEPFNVDYRVCAKVVLVYSMFAVVFSIFWFRYSGSESFSPGLPPT; encoded by the exons ATGGCGAACTTCGGAGTTTCTCCGGGTAGGGTTGTTGTTACGGATCTGACCCGCAGACCTGCACATAAATATGGTAGATCCGTTCTGAATTTCCCGCGCAGCATGACTCCTTCCCCAAGGAACTCCCGCAAGGCCACCGTCCGTAGGTTGATCGATACTCCGGCGAGGAAACCAGACGTCGGCCTGTCAGCGACGCCGGAGACGCCTCCAGAAAAT GGACTCGTCGCCTGCTGGGAAGCGGAGGCGTTTGAATCGCCTGAAGCGAGCGAAGGAACTACCTCGGCTTCGGAAATTGTCGCCGGTGATCAAGATGATATCTCGATCATTGATCGAGGGGAGAAAGTCAGTGATCGTGAGCTTAAAACCGTCCTCCGGGTAATGCAGAACGCTCGAGTCCAGGTAATGAACTCGTCGGACATTGACAAGCGCTCGAAAAAGTGCCTGGACGCCATGATCGGGGCAATGCTGGATGATTTTAGTCACATATCCGAAGAACCGTTCAATGTGGACTATCGGGTCTGTGCGAAGGTCGTCTTAGTCTACTCCATGTTTGCTGTAGTATTCTCCATATTCTGGTTTCGGTATTCAGGTAGTGAGAGTTTCTCTCCTGGTCTGCCTCCTACCTGA